In one Neobacillus sp. WH10 genomic region, the following are encoded:
- the sufC gene encoding Fe-S cluster assembly ATPase SufC — MAGSTLTIKDLHVEIDGKEILKGVNLEIKGGEIHAIMGPNGTGKSTLSSAIMGHPKYEVTSGNITLDGQNVLEMEVDERARAGLFLAMQYPSEINGVTNADFLRSAINSRRGEGNEISLMKFIRQMDKQMEFLEMDLDMAQRYLNEGFSGGEKKRNEILQLMMLQPKIAILDEIDSGLDIDALKVVSKGINEMRGEEFGCLVITHYQRLLNYITPDYVHVMMQGRIVKSGGPELAQRLEAEGYDWIKQELGIEDETVGQEA, encoded by the coding sequence ATGGCTGGATCAACTTTAACGATCAAAGATTTACATGTAGAAATTGATGGGAAAGAAATTTTAAAAGGTGTAAACCTTGAAATAAAGGGTGGAGAAATCCACGCAATCATGGGTCCAAACGGTACTGGTAAATCCACATTGTCATCGGCAATCATGGGCCACCCAAAATATGAAGTAACTAGCGGAAACATTACATTAGACGGACAAAACGTCCTTGAAATGGAAGTAGATGAGCGTGCACGCGCAGGTCTATTCTTAGCGATGCAATATCCAAGTGAGATTAACGGCGTAACAAATGCTGATTTTTTACGTTCAGCAATCAATAGCCGCCGAGGAGAAGGAAACGAGATTTCTCTCATGAAATTTATCCGTCAAATGGATAAGCAAATGGAATTCCTTGAAATGGACCTTGATATGGCACAGCGCTATTTAAATGAAGGTTTCTCCGGTGGAGAGAAAAAGCGTAATGAAATCTTGCAATTAATGATGCTGCAACCAAAAATTGCAATTTTGGATGAAATCGACTCCGGATTAGACATTGATGCCTTAAAGGTTGTTTCTAAGGGAATCAATGAAATGCGCGGCGAAGAGTTTGGCTGCTTAGTGATCACACACTATCAACGTCTTTTAAACTATATCACTCCTGACTATGTGCACGTAATGATGCAAGGCCGTATTGTGAAATCAGGCGGTCCGGAACTGGCACAACGCTTAGAAGCAGAAGGATATGACTGGATCAAGCAAGAGCTCGGAATTGAAGATGAAACAGTTGGGCAAGAAGCGTAA